In Gopherus flavomarginatus isolate rGopFla2 chromosome 1, rGopFla2.mat.asm, whole genome shotgun sequence, a single genomic region encodes these proteins:
- the RPS3 gene encoding 40S ribosomal protein S3, translating into MAVQISKKRKFVADGIFKAELNEFLTRELAEDGYSGVEVRVTPTRTEIIILATRTQNVLGEKGRRIRELTAVVQKRFGFPEGSVELYAEKVATRGLCAIAQAESLRYKLLGGLAVRRACYGVLRFIMESGAKGCEVVVSGKLRGQRAKSMKFVDGLMIHSGDPVNYYVDTAVRHVLLRQGVLGIKVKIMLPWDPSGKIGPKKPLPDHVSIVEPKEEILPTTPISEQKGGKPEQPAMPQPVPTA; encoded by the exons ATGGCGGTGCAGATCTCCAAGAAGCGCAAG TTTGTCGCTGATGGCATCTTCAAAGCTGAGCTGAATGAGTTTCTGACTCGAGAGTTGGCTGAAGATGGATACTCTGGAGTAGAGGTCCGAGTTACTCCAACGAGGACTGAAATTATCATCCTTGCTACCAG AACGCAAAACGTTCTTGGTGAGAAGGGGCGCCGAATCCGTGAGCTGACTGCTGTCGTACAGAAGAGGTTTGGCTTTCCTGAAGGCAGCGTGGAG CTCTATGCCGAGAAGGTGGCCACAAGAGGTCTGTGTGCTATTGCCCAAGCAGAGTCCCTGCGTTATAAACTTCTGGGAGGTTTAGCTGTGCGTCG AGCCTGCTATGGTGTCCTCCGCTTCATCATGGAGAGTGGTGCTAAGGGTTGTGAGGTGGTGGTGTCCGGTAAACTCAGAGGCCAGCGAGCCAAGTCTATGAAGTTTGTGGATGGCCTGATGATCCACAGTGGAGACCCCGTAAACTACTATGTTGATACAGCTGTGCGCCACGTCCTCCTCAGGCAGG GTGTTCTGGGTATTAAAGTAAAGATTATGTTGCCTTGGGACCCAAGTGGGAAGATTGGACCCAAGAAACCCCTTCCAGACCATGTCAGCATTGTGGAGCCCAAGGAAGAGATCTTACCTACCACACCCATCTCAGAGCAGAAAGGTGGCAAACCAGAACAGCCAGCCATGCCTCAGCCAGTTCCCACTGCATAA